One Nocardioides dongkuii genomic window, GAACAGCGGCTCCGCGCCGCACACGACCAGGTCGTCGACCACCATGCCCACCAGGTCGAAGCCGATGGTGTCGTGCACGTCCATGGCCTGCGCGATCGCGACCTTGGTGCCGACCCCGTCGGTGGACGTCGCGAGGAGCGGGCGCTTGTACGTCGTGAGGAACGAGGCGTCGAAGAGCCCCGCGAAGCCGCCGATCCCCCCGATCATCTCCGGACGGCGCGCCTTCTCGACCCAGGTGCGCATCAGGTCGACGGCCCGGTCGGCGGCGTGGATGTCGACGCCGGCGGCGGCGTACGCGTTGGGCTCGGACACGGGCTGGCTCACGGGCGGGGTCCTCACGGGTTGTTGAGCACGGGCAGCTCGCGACCGAGCGCGGGCGAGGCCAGGGTGGCCTCGAGCAGGTGCTTGCCGAGCATCGAGGCGTCCGGCAGGGCGATGGGGTACTCACCGGTGAAGCACGCCTGGCACAGCGACTCGGGGGCCTGCCGGGTCGAGTCGACCATCCCCTCGAGGGAGATGTAGCCGAGGGTGTCGGCGCCGACGCTGGCGGCGATCTCCTCGGGGGTGAGCCCGTTGGCGATCAGCTCGGCGCGGGTGGCGAAGTCGATGCCGTAGAAGCACGGCCACTTCACCGGCGGGCTGGAGATCCGCACGTGCACCTCGCGGGCGCCCGCCTCGCGGAGCATCCGCACCTGGGCGCGCTGGGTGTTGCCGCGCACGATCGAGTCGTCGACCACCACGATCCGCTTGCCGCGGATCATGTGGTCCAGGGCGTTGAGCTTGAGCCGGATGCCGAGCTGGCGCAACGTCTGGCTGGGCTGGATGAAGGTGCGGCCGACGTAGGCGTTCTTCACGAAGCCCTGGCCGAACGGGATGCCGCTCTCCTCGGCGTACCCGGCGGCGGCGGGGGTGCCGGACTCCGGCACCGGGATCACCAGGTCGGCCTCGACGGGGAACTCCCGGGCGAGCTGGCGGCCCATCTCGACCCGCGACTCGTGGACGCTGCGGCCGCTGATGGTCGCGTCGGGGCGAGCGAGGTAGACGTACTCGAAGACGCAGCCCTTGCGCGCGGGCTCCGCGAACCGGTGGGAGCGCAGCCCCTGCTCGTCGATGACCAGCATCTCGCCGGGCTCGACCTCGCGGACCACGCTGGCGCCGATCGTGGCCAGCGCGGCGTCCTCGGACGCGACCACCCAGCCGCGGTCGAGGCGGCCCAGGACCAGCGGGCGGATGCCCTGCGGGTCGCGCGCGGCGTACAGGGTGTTCTCGTTCATCCACACGAAGCAGAACGCGCCGCGCAGCAGCGGCAGCACCTCGAGGGCCCGCTGCTCCAGGGTCGTGTCCGGGTGGTGGGCGAGCAGCGCCGTGACCAGGCCGGTGTCGTTGGTGGAGGTCTCGACCGGTCGGGTGTGCAGGTCGAGCTCGTCATCGGGGCCGGGGAGCTCCTCGACCATCCGGGCCAGCGCGTGGGTGTTGATCAGGTTGCCGTTGTGGCCCAGGGCGATCGACCCGTCGACGGTCGGCCGGAACGTCGGCTGGGCGTTCTCCCAGGTGCTCGCGCCGGTCGTCGAGTAGCGGCAGTGGCCGACCGCGACGTGCCCGCGCAGCGAGGCCAGCGTGGTCTCGTCGAAGACCTGCGAGACCAGGCCCATGTCCTTGTAGACCAGGATCTGCCGTCCGTTGGAGACGGCGATGCCGGCGGACTCCTGGCCGCGGTGCTGGAGCGCGTAGAGTCCGAAGTAGGTCAGCTTGGCGACCTCCTCCCCCGGCGCCCAGACCCCGAAGACACCGCAGGCGTCCTGAGGGCCCTGGTCGTGGGGGTCGAGTGCCGCCGTGAGCCGGCCGTCACCGCCCCTGCGTGAGCTGCCGCTGCTGCTGAGGTAGGGCACGCACGGAGTCTAGTGGACCCCGACCGCTCAACCCGACCGCCGAGCAGCCGATGGGAAAGCCGGTGCGGACCCCCCGGTCGGCCGTAGCATTGCTTGCCCCCCACCCCCCGCGAAAACTGGAGCCCCCCATGTCCGGACCGCCCACTGACGTGCCGGGACGCCCGGCCGTCGTCGGCGGACCGAGCGACCACGCGCTCCAGCTGATCGCCGAGGGCGTGACCGACATCGCCGGGTTCGGCGTGGCCGCGCTCAGCGTGGCCCGCGACGACGGCCAGATGCAGGTGATGGCGGTCGCCGGGAGCGACGAGGCCCGGCTGCAGCTTGAGGGCGTCCGGACGCCGATCGCCAGCCTGCTGGGCGAGCTGGACAAGGCCGACAACTGGGGCCTGTGGAAGTTCGTGCCGCACGAGCGGATGGACACCGACGCCGGCGAGTGGGGCTGGGTCCCCGACATCGAGCCGCTCGACGCCGAGGACGCCTGGCACCCGATGGACCTGCTCGTCGCGCCGCTGCGCGACCACGAGGGCAACCTCCGCGGGAGCCTGTCGATCGACATGCCGGTCGACGGCCGGCGGCCGGGGCCCATGCAGCGCCGGGTGCTGGAGAAGTACGCCGCGCAGGCGGCCCGCGCCGTCGTCACGACGCTCGAGCGCGAGGAGCTCGCCGAGCAGGTCCGGCTCGCCGACACCGCCCGCCGCATCGTCCGGCAGGCCTCCGGCCAGCGCTCCCTGGACCGCATCCTCGAGCTCTCGCACACCGCGCTGACCGAGGGCTTCCGCGCCCTCGGCATGTGGATCCAGACCTTCGACGAGGACGGTCTCGGCACCGGCAGCGTCTACTCCACCCACGGCGCCGAGGTGGTGCTGCCGCCGTCCCTCATCCAGCTCGCCGAGGTGAACGCGCGCGCGCTGTGGCGCGACCAGTCCGCGACCGTGATCGCGGCCGACCGCACGCTGGACTACCTCACCCCCGAGCAGCGGCAGGAGACCCTCGACTTCCTGGCGGTCATCGAGGTCGGCTCCCTGCTGTTCGTGCCGATCGGGGCCGGCCACGAGTGCCTGGGCAACCTGGTGCTCACCCGCCCGATCCGCGGCCGCGAGTGGAGCGACACCGAGGCGGCGGCCGCCCTCGACGTCGGTCGCGACCTGGGCGGCGCGATCCTCAACGTGCGGGCCTACGAGCGCGAGCACCGGCTGGTCAAGCAGCTCCAGGCGCTCGACACCTACAAGAGCCAGCTGATCGCGACCGTCTCGCACGAGCTGAAGAACCCGCTGACCTCGATCCTCGGCCACCTCGAGATCCTGGAGTCGGTCGAGGGGCTGCCGGTCCCGGTGCAGCGCTCGCTCACCGCGATGGAGCGGGGCGCCCGGCGGCTCGGACGGGTCGTCGACGACCTGCTGCTGCTCTCGAAGGTCGGCGACCCCGACAACCCGATCATCCCGCGCCCGGTGAACCTC contains:
- the purF gene encoding amidophosphoribosyltransferase, whose amino-acid sequence is MPYLSSSGSSRRGGDGRLTAALDPHDQGPQDACGVFGVWAPGEEVAKLTYFGLYALQHRGQESAGIAVSNGRQILVYKDMGLVSQVFDETTLASLRGHVAVGHCRYSTTGASTWENAQPTFRPTVDGSIALGHNGNLINTHALARMVEELPGPDDELDLHTRPVETSTNDTGLVTALLAHHPDTTLEQRALEVLPLLRGAFCFVWMNENTLYAARDPQGIRPLVLGRLDRGWVVASEDAALATIGASVVREVEPGEMLVIDEQGLRSHRFAEPARKGCVFEYVYLARPDATISGRSVHESRVEMGRQLAREFPVEADLVIPVPESGTPAAAGYAEESGIPFGQGFVKNAYVGRTFIQPSQTLRQLGIRLKLNALDHMIRGKRIVVVDDSIVRGNTQRAQVRMLREAGAREVHVRISSPPVKWPCFYGIDFATRAELIANGLTPEEIAASVGADTLGYISLEGMVDSTRQAPESLCQACFTGEYPIALPDASMLGKHLLEATLASPALGRELPVLNNP
- a CDS encoding sensor histidine kinase, producing the protein MSGPPTDVPGRPAVVGGPSDHALQLIAEGVTDIAGFGVAALSVARDDGQMQVMAVAGSDEARLQLEGVRTPIASLLGELDKADNWGLWKFVPHERMDTDAGEWGWVPDIEPLDAEDAWHPMDLLVAPLRDHEGNLRGSLSIDMPVDGRRPGPMQRRVLEKYAAQAARAVVTTLEREELAEQVRLADTARRIVRQASGQRSLDRILELSHTALTEGFRALGMWIQTFDEDGLGTGSVYSTHGAEVVLPPSLIQLAEVNARALWRDQSATVIAADRTLDYLTPEQRQETLDFLAVIEVGSLLFVPIGAGHECLGNLVLTRPIRGREWSDTEAAAALDVGRDLGGAILNVRAYEREHRLVKQLQALDTYKSQLIATVSHELKNPLTSILGHLEILESVEGLPVPVQRSLTAMERGARRLGRVVDDLLLLSKVGDPDNPIIPRPVNLRSIVDDVVELTAVEAERRHLTVSVSVVDHPLALGDADELDRVVSNLVSNALKYTPEGGKVRVSLARVGDEVELVCADEGLGICPEDQEQLFTEFFRSSNPLAVAQPGTGLGLAIVRRIVDRHGGRIELESELGLGSTFRVLLPAAT